DNA sequence from the Mesoaciditoga lauensis cd-1655R = DSM 25116 genome:
AGGGGAACGGTGGACTCGTTTCTTATCTCAACACTAACAATGCCTTAGAAGTGGAAAAACGGGTAAAAGATGGAGACAAAGAGGCGGAACTCATTTACAGAGCCATGGCGTATCAAATCTCAAAATGGATAGGAAGGATGATGATCCCTCTTGAAGCTAAGGTTGATGCCATCATTCTTACTGGGGGTCTTGCATACGATAAAAACTTCCTTGTTCCCTGGATAAAAGAGAACGTATCAAAAATAGCCCCTGTTATGGTTTACCCTGGTGGTATGGAAGAAAAAGCTTTAGCGTATGGTGCTTTAAGGGTTTTGAGAAATGAAGAAAGGCCAAAAACATACGTCTTAAATGAGGAAAAAGCATGAACTTTGAAATGTTTGATGCCAGGGTTTTCGTATACGTGGGGATGTTCGGGAGTGGTAAAACAGAAATAGCCATCAACACGGCTGTGGAATTAAAGAGCAAAAAAGAGAACGTGGCTCTCTTGGATATAGATGTCATAAGCCCTTACTTTAGAAGCAGAGATAAAAAAGAGCCACTTGAAAAGATGGGAATAAAAGTCATTTCTCCTCCTGGGGCTCTAAGTCATGCCGATCTTCCTATAATAACCGCCCAGGTGGGGGGATACATTTCCAACGAAAAGTTTTTTACCGTTGCCGATGTTGGTGGAAATGAAGATGGAGCTACGGTGTTGGGTTCTCTGAAGCCTTTTTTGGACAAGGCAAACAAAAAAGTTTTTTTCGTGGTTAACACTCTAAGACCCTTCAGCACCACTTTTGATGAAATCGTTAGGAACATCAAAAAGATTTCAGCAGTTTCAAGAACAAAAATAGATTACCTTGTGAATAACACCAATATTGCACAAGAAACAACTGAGGAAAATGTGAAAAGGGGAGAAGAGTTGATAAAAAAAGTTTCCGAATATCTGGAGATTCCTGTGGCTTTTTCCGTCATAAACGAGGACATGAATTTCACCGGAGACTTCCCGGTTTTCAAGTTAAAAAGATATTTGACTGATCTTTGGTAAAAACAAAAGAGGTTTGCAAAATTAGAGAGGAGGAGTCTTATGGAAAGGAAAGCGTACATAGAAATAGACTCAGAAAGGTGTAAGGGATGCGGTCTATGTATTAACGCATGCCCACAACACATAATTCAATTTTCGAAAGAATTCAACAACAAAGGATACCATTATGCGGAGTTCGTAGATCCAGATAACAAATGTGTTGGATGTGCCTTCTGTTATAACATGTGTCCCGATGTTTGTATAACGGTTCACAGACTCGAAAAGGAGAAGGAGGAGAGCAAAGCATGAAGATGCTTTTCAAAGGTTCTGAAGCCATCGCAGAAGCTGCGATAAGAGCAGGATGCAGGTTGTACTTCGGATATCCAATCACACCACAGAGTGAACTCACGGAATACATGTCAAGAAGGCTTCCAGAAGTAGAGGGGACTTTCCTTCAAGCAGAAAGTGAAGTAGCCACCGTTAACATGATGTACGGTGCATCGTGTACTGGCAGAAGAGTTATGACTTCCACTTCATCACCAGGTTTCAGCTTGATGATGGAAGGAGTTTCGTATATGGCTGGTGCTGAACTTCCGGCTGTCTTTGTAAATGTTGTGCGTGGAGGCCCTGGCCTTGGAGACATTCAACCAGCCCAGAGTGATTATTTTCAAGCCACAAAAGGTGGAGGACATGGAGATTATCGCATGATCGTCCTTGCTCCACATACTATTCAAGAAGCCGTTGACTTGATGAATTTGGCTTTCGATCTTGCAGATAAGTACAGAATGCTTGTCACCATTCTCGCCGATGGTATGTTGGGGCAAATGATGGAACCAGTTGAATTTCCACCCATGAGAGATCCAAATGATGTTCCGGAAAAGAAGTGGGCCTTAACTGGGGCAAAAGGCAGAGAACCAAGAAAAGTTACCTCTTTTGACATAGATCCATATGAACTTGAAAAGATGAATTTAAGATATCAGGCAACATATAAGAAAGTAGAAGAAAACGAAGTAAGGTACGAAGAGATGAACACAGAAGGAGCGGACATAATAGTTGCTGCTTATGGAACCATGGCCAGGATAGTTAAAACCGTCATCCATATGGCAGAAGAAGAAGGAATAAAGGTTGGCCTTTTCAGACCAATAACCCTTTGGCCATTCCCTTACAAGCGATTGAACGAACTTGCTGACACGGTAGACACGATTCTTACCGTTGAAATGAGTTACGGTCAGATGTTGGAAGATGTCAAATTGGGTGTGAACGGGAAAGCCAAAACTCCTTTTTATGGAAGAAGTGCTGGAGTAGTTCCGACTCCAACTGAAGTTCTTGACGCTATAAAAAAGGCGATAGGTAGGTGATTTTTGTGATAGATAAAATAGTGGCTAAAATGCCGGATTCCTTAAGTAAGAAAGAGTTC
Encoded proteins:
- a CDS encoding cobalamin biosynthesis protein CobQ, translated to MNFEMFDARVFVYVGMFGSGKTEIAINTAVELKSKKENVALLDIDVISPYFRSRDKKEPLEKMGIKVISPPGALSHADLPIITAQVGGYISNEKFFTVADVGGNEDGATVLGSLKPFLDKANKKVFFVVNTLRPFSTTFDEIVRNIKKISAVSRTKIDYLVNNTNIAQETTEENVKRGEELIKKVSEYLEIPVAFSVINEDMNFTGDFPVFKLKRYLTDLW
- a CDS encoding 4Fe-4S dicluster domain-containing protein yields the protein MERKAYIEIDSERCKGCGLCINACPQHIIQFSKEFNNKGYHYAEFVDPDNKCVGCAFCYNMCPDVCITVHRLEKEKEESKA
- a CDS encoding 3-methyl-2-oxobutanoate dehydrogenase subunit VorB produces the protein MKMLFKGSEAIAEAAIRAGCRLYFGYPITPQSELTEYMSRRLPEVEGTFLQAESEVATVNMMYGASCTGRRVMTSTSSPGFSLMMEGVSYMAGAELPAVFVNVVRGGPGLGDIQPAQSDYFQATKGGGHGDYRMIVLAPHTIQEAVDLMNLAFDLADKYRMLVTILADGMLGQMMEPVEFPPMRDPNDVPEKKWALTGAKGREPRKVTSFDIDPYELEKMNLRYQATYKKVEENEVRYEEMNTEGADIIVAAYGTMARIVKTVIHMAEEEGIKVGLFRPITLWPFPYKRLNELADTVDTILTVEMSYGQMLEDVKLGVNGKAKTPFYGRSAGVVPTPTEVLDAIKKAIGR